A single genomic interval of Hoplias malabaricus isolate fHopMal1 chromosome 7, fHopMal1.hap1, whole genome shotgun sequence harbors:
- the kcnk5b gene encoding potassium channel subfamily K member 5b yields the protein MADKGSVLTSVIIFYLSIGAAIFQILEEPNWERAVRDYEKDKRKILENHPDLTKQDLDNIIEVVAKAAAQGVTITGDKPFNNWVWHNSLVFAATIITTIGYGNVSPKTVGGRVFCILFGLCGIPLCLTWISELGTFFGSRAKRLSHVLLHKKFSVKKVQFVCTTLFLLWGLLFHLVIPPFIFMVVEQWTYLEGLYFCFITLTTVGFGDYVAGVNTSVNYQPLYRFCVEMWICMGLAWLSLFFSWNVHMVVEAHKVLKKRRQMRHRASPYNIEQVQKVPLPHVSSIVDIFKFMSEKGEDYSDVIRAIGTVEKRKKQQEEELTRSKSCSDLLKNMIVPLDQSPPQRRRFSIGDNVFMVISRARGSTGDLAERLSLQEPIGDPELGQNVLDRKPNWHIPQNPRILINSQEDLANQNGSRFSVFNVDETVPLVKGDGPR from the exons ATGGCAGATAAAGGCTCGGTTCTGACTTCAGTGATAATTTTCTACCTGTCGATTGGAGCGGCGATATTCCAGATCCTGGAGGAGCCCAACTGGGAGAGAGCAGTCCGTGATTACGAGAAGGACAAGAGGAAGATCCTGGAGAACCACCCCGACTTAACCAAACAGGACCTGGACAACATCATTGAG GTTGTAGCCAAAGCTGCTGCTCAGGGAGTGACCATCACCGGAGACAAACCCTTCAACAACTGGGTGTGGCACAACTCTTTAGTCTTCGCtgccaccatcatcaccaccattg GTTATGGGAACGTGTCTCCGAAGACGGTGGGAGGACGGGTCTTCTGCATCCTGTTTGGACTCTGTGGAATTCCGCTGTGTCTCACCTGGATCAGCGAACTCGGAACGTTCTTCGGAAGTAGAGCCAAGCGCCTGAGCCATGTCCTGCTCCATAAAAAATTCAGTGTG AAAAAGGTCCAGTTTGTGTGTACCACGTTGTTCCTGCTGTGGGGGCTGCTGTTCCACCTCGTCATCCCCCCCTTCATCTTCATGGTGGTGGAGCAGTGGACATACCTGGAGGGTCTGTACTTCTGCTTCATCACCCTGACCACCGTGGGCTTCGGGGACTACGTCGCAG GTGTGAACACTTCTGTGAATTACCAGCCTCTTTACCGGTTCTGTGTGGAGATGTGGATCTGCATGGGCCTGGCctggctctctctcttcttcagctgGAACGTCCACATGGTGGTAGAGGCTCATAAGGTCCTGAAGAAGAGGAGACAGATGAGACACCGCGCGTCTCCGTACAACATCGAGCAGGTCCAGAAGGTGCCTCTGCCCCATGTCTCCAGCATCGTGGACATCTTCAAGTTCATGTCGGAGAAGGGTGAGGACTACAGTGATGTGATCCGGGCCATCGGGACAgtggagaagaggaagaagcagcaggaggaggagctgaCCCGGTCCAAGAGCTGCAGCGACCTGCTCAAAAATATGATAGTTCCCCTGGACCAATCGCCTCCACAGAGGAGGAGGTTCAGCATCGGAGACAACGTCTTCATGGTCATCTCCAGGGCCAGGGGGTCCACCGGAGACCTGGCAGAACGCCTTTCCCTTCAGGAACCCATCGGAGACCCTGAGCTTGGACAGAATGTCTTAGACAGAAAACCAAACTGGCACATCCCCCAGAACCCCAGGATCCTCATCAACTCTCAGGAGGacttagccaatcagaatggaTCAAGATTCTCTGTTTTTAATGTGGATGAGACTGTTCCATTAGTAAAAGGAGATGGTCCCAGGTGA